From a region of the Candidatus Pantoea bituminis genome:
- the deoC gene encoding deoxyribose-phosphate aldolase — MTDIKAQALRALKLMDLTTLNEDDTDAKVIALCHQAKSPAGNTAAICIYPRFIPVARKTLREQGTPEIRIATVTNFPHGNDDIDIALAETRAAIAYGADEVDVVFPYRALIAGNTQIGFDLVKACKEACAAADVLLKVIIETGELKEEALIRQASEIAIDAGADFIKTSTGKVPVNATPEVAQIMMSVIRDKGVKQQVGFKPAGGVRTAEDAAIYLQIAEETLGAEWADARHFRFGASSLLANLLNTLGHNSETSKSGY, encoded by the coding sequence ATGACCGATATTAAAGCGCAAGCACTGCGCGCGCTGAAACTGATGGATTTAACCACGCTGAATGAAGATGACACCGACGCAAAAGTCATTGCGCTGTGCCATCAGGCGAAGTCACCGGCTGGCAACACGGCCGCGATTTGTATCTATCCGCGCTTTATTCCTGTTGCACGCAAAACGCTGCGCGAGCAGGGTACGCCAGAGATTCGCATTGCGACCGTGACCAATTTTCCACACGGCAATGATGATATCGATATCGCGCTGGCTGAAACCCGCGCCGCCATTGCTTACGGTGCTGATGAAGTCGATGTGGTATTTCCTTACCGTGCGCTGATCGCCGGCAATACGCAGATCGGTTTCGATCTGGTGAAAGCCTGTAAAGAAGCTTGTGCCGCAGCGGATGTGCTGCTGAAAGTGATTATCGAAACGGGCGAACTTAAAGAAGAAGCCTTGATTCGTCAGGCTTCTGAAATTGCCATTGATGCGGGTGCAGACTTCATCAAAACCTCAACCGGTAAAGTACCGGTTAACGCGACGCCGGAAGTGGCGCAGATCATGATGAGTGTCATTCGCGATAAAGGCGTGAAGCAGCAAGTTGGCTTCAAGCCCGCTGGCGGCGTGCGTACGGCGGAAGATGCTGCGATCTATCTTCAGATAGCGGAAGAGACGCTGGGCGCCGAGTGGGCCGATGCGCGCCATTTCCGCTTTGGTGCTTCCAGCCTGCTGGCTAACCTGCTGAATACGCTGGGCCATAACAGCGAAACCAGCAAATCCGGTTATTAA
- the deoD gene encoding purine-nucleoside phosphorylase, giving the protein MATPHINAEMGDFADVVLMPGDPLRAKHIAETFLENPVEVNNVRGMLGYTGTYKGRKISVMGHGMGIPSCSIYTKELITDFGVKKIIRVGSCGAVRADVKLRDIVIGMGACTDSKVNRMRFKDHDFAAIADFDMVRNAVDAAKNLGVDARVGNIFSADLFYTPDPQMFDVMEKYGILGVEMEAAGIYGVAAEFGAKALTICTVSDHIRTHEQTTAAERQTTFNDMIKIALESVLLGD; this is encoded by the coding sequence ATGGCAACTCCTCACATTAATGCAGAAATGGGTGATTTCGCGGACGTCGTACTGATGCCTGGCGACCCGCTGCGTGCCAAGCACATTGCAGAAACCTTTCTGGAGAACCCGGTTGAAGTGAACAACGTGCGCGGCATGTTGGGTTACACCGGCACGTACAAAGGTCGCAAAATTTCGGTGATGGGTCACGGCATGGGCATTCCGTCTTGCTCGATCTACACCAAAGAGCTGATCACCGATTTCGGCGTGAAAAAGATTATTCGTGTGGGTTCCTGCGGCGCGGTACGTGCAGATGTGAAACTGCGTGATATCGTGATTGGTATGGGTGCATGTACCGATTCGAAAGTGAACCGTATGCGTTTTAAAGATCATGACTTTGCAGCGATTGCTGACTTTGACATGGTGCGCAACGCGGTTGACGCGGCTAAAAACCTGGGCGTTGATGCGCGCGTAGGTAACATCTTTTCTGCGGATCTTTTCTATACCCCAGATCCACAAATGTTCGACGTGATGGAGAAGTACGGCATCCTCGGCGTGGAAATGGAAGCGGCGGGCATTTACGGCGTAGCAGCGGAATTTGGCGCTAAAGCGCTGACTATTTGTACCGTTTCTGACCATATTCGCACGCACGAGCAGACCACTGCGGCTGAGCGTCAGACCACGTTTAACGACATGATTAAGATCGCATTAGAGTCTGTATTGCTGGGCGATTAA
- the mrdA gene encoding penicillin-binding protein 2: MNFRNFEAEEKLFVRRAAAAFALVVICFTVLGINLYRLQVRDHSYYQTRSNQNDIKMIPIAPTRGLIYDRNGIPLVRNVSWYDITLTPYKINDMQATLKALTPLVDLTPDDLESFQRTLKQSSRYKPVILKSELTDEQVARFSVNQFNFTGVSIDTYQDRQYPYGADLAHVLGYVSKINDNDYKRLNAQGIAENYAADHNIGKQGIEGYYESVLHGKTGYQEVEVDNHGRIVRVLKEVPPLAGKNITLTLDLHLQQYVESLLAGQRAALLIEDPHDGSVLAMVSSPSYDPNPFVKGISYKAYETLLQDKNLPLINRVTQGLYPPASTVKPYMAMSALLTKVITPQTSFFGAPTWTLPGTDRRYRDWKKSGHGMLDVTKAIEESADTFFYQVAFMMGIDRIHTMLSQFGYGKPTGIDLNEEYNGLLPSREWKLKVHKKGWYQGDTVSVGIGQGYWIATPIQMVKAMVTLINNGHVIAPHLLEKTQRGKLVEMYQPKLPQAQVGEANSPYWSLVRHAMFGMANAPNGTGYKYFHTAPYGIAAKSGTSQVFSLKQNQTYNAKMIPVRLRDHIFYTAFAPFNDPKVAVALILENGGGEGVTAAPVMRQILDHIFIPPTTPPPVQMAQQKP, from the coding sequence ATGAATTTTCGTAATTTCGAAGCTGAAGAAAAGCTGTTTGTCCGTCGCGCGGCGGCGGCCTTTGCGCTGGTCGTTATCTGTTTTACTGTTCTGGGTATCAACCTGTATCGTTTACAGGTGCGCGATCACAGCTATTACCAGACGCGATCCAATCAAAACGATATCAAAATGATCCCAATCGCCCCAACGCGCGGGTTAATTTACGATCGCAACGGCATTCCTTTGGTGCGCAATGTTTCCTGGTACGACATCACGCTGACACCCTATAAAATCAACGATATGCAAGCCACGCTGAAAGCGTTGACGCCACTGGTTGATCTCACACCCGACGACCTGGAAAGCTTCCAACGCACGCTGAAACAGAGCAGCCGTTACAAGCCCGTGATCTTGAAATCCGAGCTCACCGACGAACAGGTTGCCCGTTTCTCAGTAAATCAGTTCAACTTCACTGGCGTTAGTATCGATACTTATCAGGACCGCCAATATCCTTATGGCGCTGATTTAGCGCATGTGCTCGGTTATGTCTCTAAAATCAATGATAACGACTACAAACGGCTGAATGCGCAGGGCATAGCGGAAAACTACGCAGCCGATCACAACATCGGCAAGCAGGGAATTGAAGGGTATTACGAGTCGGTGCTGCACGGTAAAACAGGTTATCAGGAAGTGGAAGTGGATAACCACGGACGCATTGTGCGAGTGCTAAAAGAAGTGCCACCGCTTGCGGGTAAAAACATTACGCTGACGCTGGATCTGCACCTGCAACAGTATGTTGAAAGCCTGCTTGCGGGTCAGCGTGCGGCGCTATTGATTGAAGATCCTCATGATGGATCGGTGCTGGCGATGGTTTCCAGCCCCAGCTACGATCCGAATCCTTTCGTCAAAGGCATCAGCTATAAAGCCTATGAAACGCTGCTACAGGATAAAAACCTGCCGCTGATCAACCGCGTTACTCAAGGTCTTTATCCTCCGGCCTCGACGGTTAAACCTTATATGGCGATGTCGGCGCTGCTGACAAAAGTGATTACGCCGCAAACCAGTTTCTTTGGCGCACCAACCTGGACGTTGCCCGGCACCGATCGGCGTTATCGTGACTGGAAAAAGAGCGGTCACGGCATGTTGGATGTCACTAAAGCGATTGAGGAATCTGCCGACACCTTCTTCTATCAGGTGGCGTTTATGATGGGCATCGACCGTATTCACACCATGCTCAGCCAGTTTGGTTACGGCAAACCCACCGGCATCGATTTGAACGAAGAGTATAACGGCCTGTTACCGAGCCGTGAATGGAAGCTGAAGGTCCATAAAAAAGGGTGGTATCAAGGCGATACGGTATCGGTAGGCATTGGGCAAGGCTATTGGATAGCGACGCCGATTCAGATGGTTAAAGCGATGGTCACGCTGATTAACAATGGTCACGTAATCGCACCGCATCTGCTGGAGAAAACGCAGCGTGGTAAGCTGGTTGAGATGTATCAACCGAAGCTGCCGCAAGCCCAGGTTGGTGAGGCTAATTCACCTTACTGGTCGCTGGTGCGCCACGCGATGTTTGGCATGGCGAATGCGCCAAACGGCACCGGTTATAAATACTTTCACACTGCGCCGTATGGCATTGCAGCCAAGAGCGGCACCTCGCAGGTGTTTAGCCTAAAACAGAATCAAACCTATAATGCCAAAATGATTCCGGTTCGCTTACGTGACCATATTTTCTACACCGCGTTTGCGCCATTCAACGATCCCAAAGTGGCAGTTGCCTTGATTCTGGAGAATGGCGGCGGCGAAGGCGTAACGGCCGCACCCGTCATGCGGCAGATTCTTGATCACATTTTTATTCCGCCGACCACGCCACCGCCGGTGCAAATGGCGCAGCAGAAGCCATGA
- a CDS encoding DUF5384 family protein, whose protein sequence is MKRNLLILPLMALSLSLGIKAQASTLQDQLAAVAAAENAGKAEEQSREDARQARFDAQARQERARQAKIAADRAERQRQRDATVAADKARAVADYQADKKRDQSYEDQLRQLELDQRKLAIKREAARVAREDEYIDQELKSRAARTDVVQSEADATRNLSQGGHDLMKSEGEARVKKASSWFN, encoded by the coding sequence ATGAAAAGAAACTTACTCATCTTGCCGCTGATGGCGTTAAGCCTTTCTCTGGGAATAAAGGCACAGGCATCGACCTTACAAGATCAACTTGCTGCTGTTGCAGCGGCTGAAAATGCGGGTAAGGCAGAGGAGCAATCGCGTGAAGATGCTCGCCAGGCACGATTTGATGCACAAGCCCGTCAGGAACGTGCCCGTCAGGCAAAAATTGCCGCAGATCGTGCTGAACGTCAGCGCCAGCGTGATGCCACAGTAGCCGCAGATAAAGCTCGGGCAGTCGCTGATTATCAAGCAGATAAAAAGCGCGATCAAAGTTATGAAGATCAATTGCGCCAGTTAGAACTGGACCAGCGCAAACTGGCCATTAAACGTGAGGCAGCTCGCGTAGCTCGCGAAGATGAATATATTGATCAAGAGCTAAAATCTCGTGCAGCCCGTACGGATGTTGTGCAGTCAGAAGCAGACGCCACACGTAATCTTTCTCAAGGTGGTCATGACTTGATGAAGAGTGAAGGCGAAGCACGCGTCAAAAAAGCCAGCAGCTGGTTTAATTAA
- a CDS encoding methyl-accepting chemotaxis protein: MFSTITSGVVSRLAWQKRAHSSATMHSLKDSIAMIEFSPEGTILTANTLFLERMGYTLDEIKGQHHSMFCTPDLLQSRAYRDFWQRLNRGESFSDKFLRVAKNSLPVWLEANYVPVQDRSGRVFKIVKLANDITEHIIDAQEQRSMTTAIERSMAVIAFNLKGEVLKANDNFLKTMGYRIDEIQGVHHSIFCSAEMRTSAEYKALWQQLNRGEFVSGQFPRVDKQGRTLWLRATYNPVFNENGELYKVVKFATDVTAQVEKNQQERKAAQQAYQTALQTSESTKLGADVIANSVQTMNELAGELHGISGDISGLSDSSDRIGFIVESIRRIADQTNLLALNAAVEAARAGTHGRSFAVVANEVRTLAANINRATTEIENRVQQNHLLANKALKGIESNLKRADQGVILAQEAGGMIADIRNSSTEVVRAISHVTEALKNRVNSR; the protein is encoded by the coding sequence ATGTTCTCCACCATTACATCAGGAGTCGTTTCACGCCTTGCCTGGCAAAAGCGTGCGCACTCATCGGCAACAATGCATTCATTAAAAGATTCGATTGCTATGATCGAATTCTCACCAGAAGGCACCATTCTCACCGCCAACACGCTGTTTCTTGAGCGTATGGGTTATACGCTGGATGAAATCAAAGGCCAGCATCACAGCATGTTTTGTACGCCTGATCTGCTTCAATCCAGAGCGTATCGCGATTTCTGGCAGCGGTTGAATCGCGGCGAAAGTTTCAGCGATAAGTTTCTGCGCGTAGCCAAAAACAGTCTACCGGTGTGGCTCGAAGCCAACTATGTGCCGGTACAAGATCGCAGCGGCCGCGTGTTTAAAATTGTCAAACTCGCCAACGATATCACCGAACATATTATTGATGCGCAAGAGCAGCGTTCAATGACCACCGCTATCGAGCGATCAATGGCGGTGATTGCTTTTAACCTGAAAGGCGAAGTGCTCAAAGCCAACGATAACTTTCTTAAAACCATGGGTTATCGCATCGATGAAATCCAGGGAGTGCATCACAGCATATTTTGCTCGGCAGAGATGCGTACAAGCGCCGAATACAAAGCACTTTGGCAACAGTTGAACCGGGGTGAATTTGTCTCTGGTCAGTTCCCACGCGTTGATAAGCAAGGCCGTACCCTGTGGTTGCGAGCAACCTACAATCCGGTTTTCAACGAAAACGGTGAGCTGTATAAAGTGGTGAAATTTGCCACTGATGTCACCGCACAGGTTGAGAAAAACCAGCAAGAGCGTAAAGCTGCACAGCAGGCTTATCAAACTGCGCTGCAAACCAGTGAAAGCACCAAACTGGGCGCTGACGTTATTGCTAACAGCGTGCAAACCATGAACGAACTGGCAGGCGAGTTACACGGTATTTCGGGGGATATCTCAGGTCTGAGCGATTCATCCGATCGCATTGGCTTTATCGTTGAGAGCATTCGCCGTATTGCTGATCAAACCAATCTGCTGGCACTTAATGCTGCAGTTGAAGCTGCACGTGCCGGAACGCATGGACGTAGCTTTGCCGTTGTCGCTAATGAAGTACGCACTCTGGCTGCCAATATTAACCGTGCCACCACGGAAATTGAGAACAGGGTGCAGCAGAACCACCTATTGGCGAATAAGGCGTTAAAAGGAATTGAATCCAACCTTAAACGCGCCGATCAAGGTGTGATTCTCGCACAAGAAGCGGGCGGCATGATTGCCGATATCCGCAACAGTTCTACCGAAGTGGTTCGTGCCATTAGCCACGTCACTGAAGCGCTTAAAAATAGGGTAAACAGCCGGTAG
- a CDS encoding Hcp family type VI secretion system effector, which yields MPIPPYMWLKDDGGADIRGPVDVHDREGSIEIIGLSHGISLPVDTAAGKINGTRQHSPLRIEKEVDSSTPYLYKAAATGQTLKSAEIRFYNISDAGQEVCYYTVLLENVKITSVHCGVPNVKLSGNDKMNHSESVSMQYEKITWCIVDGNIQYTDAWNERPTA from the coding sequence ATGCCAATCCCTCCGTATATGTGGCTTAAAGACGATGGCGGCGCAGACATTAGAGGTCCTGTCGATGTGCATGATCGTGAAGGCAGCATTGAGATCATCGGATTAAGTCACGGCATCAGCCTACCGGTTGACACCGCAGCCGGAAAAATCAATGGCACCCGCCAGCACTCTCCATTGCGGATTGAAAAGGAAGTTGATAGCTCAACGCCGTATCTTTATAAAGCCGCCGCTACCGGGCAGACATTAAAAAGTGCTGAAATCCGCTTCTACAATATCAGCGATGCGGGGCAAGAGGTCTGTTACTACACGGTGCTACTAGAAAATGTGAAAATTACCAGCGTTCACTGTGGTGTACCCAATGTGAAATTGTCTGGCAACGATAAGATGAATCACTCGGAAAGCGTCAGTATGCAGTATGAAAAAATCACCTGGTGCATTGTGGATGGCAACATCCAGTACACTGATGCATGGAATGAACGTCCTACTGCTTAG
- a CDS encoding DUF2778 domain-containing protein yields the protein MALNGTLILNGADYVPFNLYGVGVFMAFSGKGVYMNNAACGAIPDEGPIPPGKYWIVERGGGGIFSRLKAQSQDLYNRIYNGAEFGRDEWFALFRDDWTIDDHSWIEGVKRGLFRLHPGRISEGCITLVHNADYALIRDALMQTTPMPVPCMKSLMARGWVEVIASGYNNTCP from the coding sequence ATGGCTTTGAATGGAACACTGATTCTGAACGGCGCAGATTACGTGCCTTTTAACCTATACGGCGTTGGCGTTTTCATGGCGTTCTCCGGCAAAGGCGTATACATGAATAACGCTGCGTGTGGAGCAATCCCTGATGAGGGACCCATACCACCGGGTAAATACTGGATTGTAGAGCGCGGTGGTGGAGGGATCTTCTCGCGGTTAAAAGCGCAGTCACAAGATCTCTATAACAGGATTTATAACGGCGCTGAGTTTGGTCGTGACGAATGGTTTGCTTTGTTCAGGGATGACTGGACTATTGACGACCACTCATGGATTGAGGGAGTCAAACGCGGATTGTTCAGGTTGCACCCCGGGCGTATATCGGAGGGATGTATCACCTTAGTCCATAACGCCGATTACGCGCTGATTCGTGACGCACTAATGCAGACTACACCTATGCCGGTTCCCTGCATGAAATCATTGATGGCGCGCGGATGGGTTGAGGTAATAGCCAGTGGCTATAACAACACTTGTCCGTAG
- a CDS encoding antibiotic biosynthesis monooxygenase: MINPQQANHVTLVITHSVQPGKQSDYEAWLELIMPQAAQFPGHLGVNVLRPVHGENTYTVLIRFDNLDNLFKWTQSAERKTLIATLPAMLAAPEHTEVRPGAAFWFTPVDKAKPGPARWKQFLLTLAVIFPSTLLIPQLVDALLPMSRGTLWGHFLDDACVVALVVWLWMPLLTRLLRNWLLPRR, from the coding sequence ATGATCAATCCACAACAGGCTAATCACGTCACGCTGGTTATCACTCACAGCGTGCAGCCCGGTAAACAGTCCGATTATGAAGCCTGGCTAGAATTGATCATGCCGCAGGCGGCGCAGTTTCCAGGGCATTTAGGGGTTAACGTATTGCGTCCGGTGCATGGCGAAAACACTTACACGGTATTGATTCGCTTTGACAACCTCGACAACCTGTTTAAATGGACGCAATCCGCTGAGCGTAAAACGTTGATCGCCACACTGCCCGCCATGCTGGCCGCGCCTGAACATACTGAAGTGCGTCCCGGTGCAGCGTTTTGGTTTACGCCTGTAGACAAAGCGAAACCCGGCCCCGCCAGATGGAAGCAATTCCTGCTGACATTGGCCGTTATCTTTCCTTCTACCTTGCTGATTCCTCAGCTTGTAGATGCGCTGCTGCCGATGAGTCGCGGCACGTTGTGGGGACATTTTTTAGATGATGCGTGTGTGGTGGCTTTAGTGGTGTGGCTTTGGATGCCGCTGCTGACGCGGTTATTAAGAAACTGGCTGCTCCCACGCCGCTAA
- a CDS encoding LysR substrate-binding domain-containing protein, producing the protein MRLNLEALLILDALDRHGTFAAAAARLFKTASALSYTVQKMESDLKITLLDRSGHRATFTPTGRLMLDKGRALLRAVNELEQQARYVESGWESNLVISVDASVPFSLLTPLVDEFYQQHPHTQLQFRHDVLAGCWEALSYGEADIVFGAVQEPATRKDIGCVALGWLDYVFAVAPEHPLAQAPEPLLREQIRQYRAVTVHDSSRHSAGIDLRVLDEQKTLSVHDFSTKLQAQLAGLGCGFLPCYLAEPYLADGRLVARQLDSECRRDMAYLAWNENASGNAARWWREKLQTLPGLRDIYSAP; encoded by the coding sequence ATGCGGTTAAACCTTGAGGCGCTGCTGATTTTAGATGCGCTGGATCGCCACGGCACCTTTGCTGCTGCCGCGGCACGGCTGTTTAAAACTGCGTCTGCGCTGAGTTATACCGTACAAAAAATGGAGAGTGATCTGAAAATTACGTTGCTCGATCGTTCCGGGCATCGTGCGACTTTTACGCCGACTGGCCGCTTAATGCTAGATAAAGGGCGAGCATTGTTGCGTGCAGTCAATGAGCTGGAGCAGCAGGCGCGCTATGTCGAGAGCGGCTGGGAGAGCAATTTAGTGATCAGCGTTGATGCGTCGGTGCCGTTTTCGCTGCTCACACCGCTAGTTGATGAGTTTTATCAGCAACATCCGCATACGCAGCTGCAATTTCGCCATGACGTGCTGGCGGGCTGCTGGGAAGCGTTAAGCTATGGCGAAGCGGATATCGTCTTTGGCGCAGTACAAGAACCGGCGACGCGCAAAGATATTGGTTGCGTGGCGCTGGGTTGGCTGGATTATGTCTTCGCCGTTGCGCCTGAACATCCTCTGGCGCAGGCACCGGAACCGCTGCTGCGTGAGCAGATCCGGCAGTATCGCGCGGTAACGGTGCATGATTCATCACGTCACAGCGCCGGCATTGATTTACGGGTACTGGATGAGCAAAAGACGCTCAGCGTCCATGATTTCTCTACAAAGCTGCAGGCGCAGCTGGCGGGGCTGGGATGTGGCTTTTTACCATGCTATTTAGCTGAACCCTATTTGGCGGATGGCAGATTAGTGGCGCGTCAGCTAGATAGCGAATGCCGCCGTGATATGGCGTATCTGGCATGGAATGAGAATGCCAGCGGCAATGCGGCCCGCTGGTGGCGCGAGAAATTGCAGACGCTACCGGGATTACGCGACATTTATAGTGCGCCATAA
- a CDS encoding general stress protein: MTQYRGGAGNFAADKERAAEAGRKGGQKSGGNFKNDPERAIEAGRKGGKISRRS, translated from the coding sequence ATGACTCAATATCGTGGTGGGGCAGGAAACTTTGCTGCAGACAAAGAGCGCGCAGCCGAAGCTGGCCGCAAGGGTGGCCAGAAGAGCGGCGGTAACTTTAAGAACGATCCTGAGCGCGCTATTGAAGCAGGTCGAAAAGGAGGTAAGATCAGCCGTCGCAGTTGA
- a CDS encoding YciE/YciF ferroxidase family protein yields MTVKTLNDLFIHDLSDIYSAEKQIARALPKMARAATDEKLIAAFNQHLEETRGQIERLDEIVEVTPELKIKRMKCHALEGLVEEAQEIIDSVEKGEVRDQGLIGAAQKVEHYEIATYGTLYALATKLGYTKAAELLAETLNEEKQTDQKLTDVAESITVAS; encoded by the coding sequence ATGACAGTTAAGACATTGAACGATCTCTTTATCCATGACCTCTCTGATATTTACAGTGCTGAAAAACAAATTGCCCGCGCCTTACCTAAAATGGCGCGTGCCGCCACCGATGAAAAACTTATCGCCGCGTTTAATCAGCACCTCGAAGAGACACGAGGCCAAATAGAACGGCTGGATGAAATCGTTGAGGTAACGCCAGAACTTAAAATTAAACGGATGAAATGTCATGCGCTGGAAGGCTTAGTCGAAGAAGCGCAGGAAATTATTGATTCTGTGGAAAAAGGTGAAGTGCGGGATCAAGGATTGATCGGTGCAGCACAGAAAGTGGAGCACTACGAAATTGCCACCTACGGTACGCTTTATGCGTTAGCGACTAAACTAGGTTATACCAAAGCTGCCGAGCTGCTGGCAGAGACGTTGAATGAAGAGAAACAAACGGATCAAAAGCTGACTGATGTCGCTGAGTCCATCACTGTGGCTTCCTGA
- a CDS encoding ferritin-like domain-containing protein — MSTSPEEHYHDWLRDAHAMEEQAESMLNKMADRLEHYPELRQRIVQHIEETKQQQSLLKQLLDRHDIHNSTLKDAMGKMAAFGQAVGGMTTPDEVVKGGISGYVFENFEIASYTSLIAAAEHVGDAEGVTILTQIREQEIAMAEWLYTHLPDVTQQFLLRSSQSGVEAKK, encoded by the coding sequence ATGTCTACATCCCCAGAAGAGCACTATCATGACTGGCTACGCGATGCGCATGCCATGGAAGAGCAAGCGGAAAGCATGCTCAATAAAATGGCCGATCGCCTTGAGCATTATCCTGAGTTGAGGCAGCGTATTGTCCAACACATTGAGGAAACCAAACAACAGCAGAGCCTGCTCAAGCAGCTGCTGGATCGCCATGATATCCACAACTCCACCCTTAAAGATGCCATGGGCAAAATGGCTGCATTTGGCCAAGCCGTGGGCGGCATGACCACGCCAGATGAAGTGGTTAAAGGCGGTATCAGTGGCTATGTGTTTGAGAATTTCGAAATCGCTAGCTACACCAGCCTGATTGCCGCTGCAGAGCATGTCGGTGATGCGGAAGGCGTGACTATCCTGACGCAGATTCGTGAGCAGGAAATCGCGATGGCGGAATGGCTTTATACGCATCTGCCTGATGTGACGCAGCAGTTTTTACTGCGCTCGTCACAGTCGGGAGTAGAAGCGAAGAAATAA